From a region of the Bacteroidales bacterium genome:
- a CDS encoding peptidylprolyl isomerase, translating to MTKKAEIHTEKGVMTVEFFEKDAPNTVANFCKLAESGFYDGLRFHRVIPDFVIQ from the coding sequence ATGACAAAAAAAGCCGAAATACACACCGAAAAAGGGGTGATGACAGTTGAGTTTTTTGAAAAAGATGCTCCAAATACGGTAGCAAATTTTTGCAAGCTTGCAGAGAGTGGATTTTATGATGGATTGCGTTTCCACAGAGTAATACCCGACTTTGTAATACAGG